Proteins from a single region of Barnesiella propionica:
- the gldD gene encoding gliding motility lipoprotein GldD → MNTKRRKHYNWFSGIFLLLIVLLLLLISPGCRQDYSPKPDSYFRIDAYPDSFQIIPAGFPLSFEVQNQTIISGTDSINQTGVKWINITYPRYQATIYCSFHPVLGKQSLSHLLEESKELVYRHSVRAEAIKAGQYEDNENHIYATLYELSGESATPLQFVVTDSTHYMFRGALYFNHKVRSDSVAPVLGYISKDITRLIETIQYRP, encoded by the coding sequence ATGAATACAAAGAGAAGAAAACATTATAACTGGTTCTCGGGAATCTTCCTGCTACTTATCGTTTTGCTATTACTGTTAATATCTCCCGGATGCAGACAGGATTACAGCCCAAAACCGGACAGTTATTTTCGTATCGATGCCTATCCGGATAGTTTTCAGATAATTCCCGCAGGCTTTCCTTTATCTTTCGAGGTCCAGAATCAAACCATAATTTCGGGAACCGACTCTATAAACCAGACCGGTGTAAAATGGATTAATATAACTTATCCCCGTTATCAGGCAACAATATATTGCAGTTTTCACCCGGTTTTAGGCAAACAATCTTTGTCCCATTTGTTGGAAGAGAGCAAAGAACTGGTTTACCGGCATAGTGTCCGGGCTGAAGCCATAAAAGCCGGACAATATGAAGATAATGAGAACCACATATATGCGACCCTTTACGAATTATCGGGAGAAAGTGCAACCCCCCTTCAATTCGTTGTCACCGATAGTACACATTATATGTTTCGCGGAGCCCTTTATTTTAATCATAAAGTCCGTTCAGATTCCGTTGCTCCTGTTCTCGGATATATATCTAAGGATATTACCCGCCTCATAGAAACTATACAATACCGTCCGTAA
- a CDS encoding 4'-phosphopantetheinyl transferase superfamily protein, which yields MSVYEIFVTETDIKIGLWKLTETPEELQALGNNSLYYDLFKKHHTVKRQKEVLASRLLLRQLTGEDNAVNYTASGRPCLQGDLSGISISHTGDIVAVALHPQKNIGIDIEKIGEKISRVSGRFIGREELFLQNPVGLHLAWSIKEALYKAIQAEGIDLIKHLHIHPFELQESGIFTAHETRTSQQYTYKGYYKIYPSFVLACCIQV from the coding sequence ATGTCCGTATACGAAATATTTGTTACAGAAACAGACATTAAAATAGGGCTGTGGAAACTGACGGAAACTCCGGAAGAACTACAGGCATTAGGAAATAATTCTCTTTATTACGACTTGTTTAAAAAGCATCATACGGTAAAAAGACAAAAAGAAGTACTTGCCTCCAGGCTTTTATTACGGCAACTCACAGGAGAAGACAATGCCGTAAATTACACCGCTTCGGGACGCCCCTGTTTGCAGGGAGATCTTTCCGGTATATCTATATCACACACAGGCGATATAGTAGCCGTGGCCTTGCATCCCCAAAAAAATATAGGAATAGACATTGAAAAAATAGGAGAAAAGATAAGCCGTGTCTCCGGCAGATTTATCGGCAGAGAAGAACTATTTTTACAAAATCCGGTAGGACTGCATCTGGCTTGGAGCATCAAAGAGGCATTATACAAAGCCATACAGGCAGAAGGGATAGATCTCATTAAACACCTGCACATACATCCTTTCGAATTACAGGAATCGGGAATTTTTACAGCACATGAAACCCGCACGTCCCAGCAATACACGTATAAAGGATACTATAAAATATACCCTTCGTTTGTTCTCGCCTGTTGTATCCAGGTTTAA
- a CDS encoding heavy-metal-associated domain-containing protein, translating into MIKIKTNAKCGGCIAKIGEHLNTFLSPDQWNIDLMVPEKILTVHADVPAEKVLDAVRAAGFKAELL; encoded by the coding sequence ATGATAAAGATTAAAACAAATGCCAAATGTGGCGGATGCATAGCCAAAATAGGAGAACATTTAAATACTTTTTTATCTCCCGACCAATGGAATATAGATCTTATGGTTCCGGAAAAGATATTAACGGTACATGCGGATGTTCCGGCGGAGAAAGTATTGGATGCTGTGCGAGCCGCAGGTTTCAAGGCGGAATTACTGTAA
- a CDS encoding heavy metal translocating P-type ATPase, protein MIKKVIPVLDMSCVMCAANVENTVRNLTGVSEASVNFASNTLTVVYDPQKINLRQIREAVQSSGYDLVIEDGDADAVENIRRKHYLSMRNKTIGAWACALPVMIISMFFMHNRQLDWIMLLFTVPVLFVFGRSFFISGWKAMRSGVANMDTLVAMSTSIAFLFSLFNTFYPQFWLERGIVPHVYYEAAAMIIAFVLTGKLLEERAKNNTSSAIKGLMGLQPKTAALVQEDGTEKEISVSELTVGDSVRVHPGEKIPVDGIVASGESYVDESMISGEPLPIYKAAGDKVLAGTINQKGTFVLVAKEVGASTVLAQIVRMVQEAQGSKAPVQRMADRISAYFVPTVMAIALLTFVVWLSFGGTAYFSYALLASVSVLVIACPCALGLATPTALMVGIGRGAENQVLIKDAFALENMCKVDAVVLDKTGTLTEGSPRVVRILWPGEEQELYRSLLFSAESRSEHPLASAIALFMKDKGAKNLELDSFESITGKGVRFTFNQNIWWIGSQTLAVEEGVTMSPEESSRISGWQEEGYSVVFFGREATVYAVLAIADPVKESSVDAVSMLRNEGMEVYMLTGDGKKNASVVAAQLGITHFEAEVLPGEKEAFVNRLQKSGKIVAMVGDGINDSQALARADVSIAMGKGTDIAMDVAMITIMNSDLRRVAFARKLSKRTVRLIRQNLFWAFIYNVIGIPVAAGVLYPVYGLLLNPMWASAAMAFSSVSVVLNSLRLKWMKL, encoded by the coding sequence ATGATTAAGAAAGTGATACCCGTTTTGGACATGAGCTGTGTGATGTGCGCGGCCAATGTGGAAAATACGGTCAGGAATCTTACGGGAGTGTCGGAGGCTTCGGTGAATTTTGCTTCTAATACTCTTACCGTCGTTTATGATCCTCAAAAAATAAATCTCCGGCAAATACGGGAAGCCGTGCAATCATCGGGATATGATCTGGTGATCGAAGACGGAGATGCCGATGCAGTCGAGAATATCAGGAGAAAACATTACCTGTCGATGCGGAATAAGACTATCGGAGCATGGGCGTGTGCTTTACCCGTCATGATTATTTCTATGTTCTTTATGCACAACAGGCAGCTTGACTGGATTATGCTGTTATTTACGGTTCCCGTTTTGTTCGTATTCGGCCGTTCTTTTTTCATTTCGGGCTGGAAAGCCATGAGAAGCGGTGTCGCCAATATGGATACGCTGGTTGCCATGAGTACATCTATTGCATTTTTATTCAGTCTTTTTAATACGTTTTATCCTCAATTCTGGCTGGAAAGGGGAATCGTTCCTCACGTATATTATGAGGCGGCGGCTATGATTATCGCGTTTGTGTTGACGGGGAAACTTCTGGAAGAAAGAGCGAAGAACAACACGTCGTCTGCAATCAAAGGATTGATGGGGCTACAGCCTAAGACTGCAGCACTTGTGCAGGAAGACGGAACGGAAAAAGAGATATCGGTCTCGGAGCTTACCGTAGGGGATTCAGTTCGTGTTCATCCTGGTGAAAAGATTCCTGTGGACGGGATAGTAGCTTCGGGGGAATCGTATGTAGATGAAAGTATGATAAGCGGGGAGCCATTGCCTATATATAAGGCTGCAGGAGATAAAGTGCTGGCCGGTACTATAAACCAGAAAGGTACATTTGTACTGGTAGCTAAAGAGGTGGGTGCTTCTACCGTTCTTGCACAGATTGTTCGTATGGTACAGGAAGCCCAGGGCAGCAAGGCTCCCGTACAACGCATGGCGGACCGTATCAGTGCCTATTTTGTACCTACGGTAATGGCTATTGCCCTGCTTACTTTTGTCGTATGGTTATCGTTCGGAGGAACCGCTTATTTCTCATATGCCTTGTTGGCTTCGGTTTCGGTTCTGGTGATAGCCTGTCCTTGTGCCTTAGGACTGGCAACACCTACAGCTCTTATGGTGGGAATTGGCCGAGGGGCAGAGAATCAGGTGTTAATAAAAGATGCTTTCGCCTTGGAAAATATGTGTAAAGTAGATGCTGTGGTGCTGGATAAGACAGGAACGTTGACCGAAGGATCTCCCAGGGTGGTTCGTATATTATGGCCGGGAGAAGAACAGGAACTTTACCGTTCTTTGCTGTTCTCTGCGGAATCCCGCTCGGAACATCCGCTTGCTTCCGCTATAGCTTTATTCATGAAAGATAAAGGTGCGAAGAATTTGGAGCTGGATTCTTTTGAAAGTATCACAGGAAAAGGTGTCCGTTTTACATTTAATCAAAATATTTGGTGGATAGGCAGCCAGACTCTTGCCGTAGAAGAAGGGGTTACGATGAGTCCGGAAGAATCATCTCGTATTTCAGGGTGGCAGGAAGAAGGGTACAGCGTTGTTTTCTTTGGCCGGGAGGCTACCGTATATGCGGTGCTGGCAATAGCCGATCCTGTGAAGGAAAGCTCCGTTGATGCCGTGTCGATGTTGCGGAATGAAGGAATGGAAGTTTATATGCTGACCGGGGATGGTAAAAAAAATGCTTCGGTTGTTGCAGCACAATTAGGAATAACTCATTTCGAAGCCGAGGTTCTTCCCGGAGAAAAAGAAGCATTTGTAAATAGGCTTCAAAAATCAGGTAAGATTGTTGCTATGGTGGGTGACGGAATTAATGATTCACAAGCGCTCGCCCGTGCCGATGTAAGTATAGCTATGGGCAAAGGAACGGATATAGCTATGGATGTTGCTATGATAACGATAATGAATTCTGATCTGCGTCGTGTCGCTTTTGCCCGGAAATTGTCGAAAAGAACGGTGAGGCTGATCCGCCAGAATCTGTTTTGGGCTTTTATCTATAATGTGATAGGTATACCTGTAGCCGCCGGAGTATTATATCCGGTTTACGGCTTGCTCCTTAATCCTATGTGGGCAAGTGCGGCTATGGCATTCAGTTCTGTTTCGGTAGTTTTGAACAGTCTCAGGTTGAAATGGATGAAATTATAA
- a CDS encoding bactofilin family protein has translation MAKDNQATGLTHNALTAETTIVGKIVSRKDIRIDGTLEGGLECEGKVIIGEQGRVVGDIIAVNAEIMGHVTGNVLVSEMLVLKSTSYLEGDIQARKLSIEPNATLNGKCTMIQSLEGGQVPED, from the coding sequence ATGGCAAAAGATAATCAGGCAACGGGGCTTACCCATAATGCACTTACGGCTGAAACTACTATCGTGGGAAAAATTGTTTCCCGTAAGGATATACGTATTGACGGAACTTTAGAAGGAGGACTGGAGTGCGAAGGAAAAGTGATTATCGGGGAACAGGGACGGGTAGTAGGAGATATCATTGCAGTTAATGCCGAGATCATGGGGCATGTAACCGGTAACGTATTGGTCTCCGAAATGCTGGTACTTAAGTCCACATCATATCTGGAAGGGGATATTCAGGCCCGCAAACTGTCTATTGAACCTAATGCTACCTTGAATGGAAAGTGTACTATGATACAATCTCTGGAAGGTGGACAGGTTCCCGAAGATTGA
- the folB gene encoding dihydroneopterin aldolase, whose amino-acid sequence MKTAIQLGNMRFYAFHGVNEQENRVGNNYTVQLTVKASLKQAMLTDDISDTLNYAELYETVRKEMEIPSRLLEHVAGRIILSIQNRFPEIKGGKLTVTKEKPPISGDVESASVVIKW is encoded by the coding sequence ATGAAAACAGCCATACAATTAGGCAATATGCGCTTTTATGCGTTTCATGGAGTAAACGAACAGGAAAACCGCGTAGGAAATAATTACACCGTACAGCTTACTGTAAAAGCGTCCCTGAAACAAGCGATGCTGACCGATGATATTTCCGATACACTCAATTATGCCGAACTGTACGAAACAGTTCGCAAAGAAATGGAAATACCGTCCAGATTACTGGAACACGTAGCCGGCCGTATTATCTTGTCCATACAAAACAGATTCCCCGAAATAAAAGGGGGGAAACTTACAGTCACAAAAGAAAAACCACCTATCAGCGGAGATGTAGAATCAGCCTCGGTCGTTATCAAATGGTAA
- the rpiB gene encoding ribose 5-phosphate isomerase B, translating into MSILKTNISVGLASDHAGYDMKQFVIQLLDKQGISYKDFGCWSAESCDYADYAHPLAVAVEAGECYPGIAICGSGNGINMTLNKHQGIRAALCWTEELGRLARQHNDANVLVMPGRFISDEEAEKIVNVFLNTGFEGGRHQRRIDKIPAK; encoded by the coding sequence ATGAGTATTCTGAAAACAAATATTTCGGTCGGGCTCGCCAGCGATCACGCCGGTTATGATATGAAGCAGTTTGTGATACAGTTGCTGGATAAGCAAGGTATTTCTTATAAAGATTTTGGTTGCTGGTCGGCCGAGAGTTGTGACTATGCCGATTATGCACATCCTCTGGCTGTAGCGGTCGAGGCAGGAGAGTGCTATCCGGGTATTGCTATATGCGGCAGTGGTAACGGTATCAATATGACGTTGAACAAACATCAGGGTATACGTGCGGCACTTTGCTGGACCGAGGAGCTGGGGCGTCTGGCGCGTCAGCATAACGATGCGAATGTACTGGTTATGCCTGGACGTTTTATCAGCGACGAAGAGGCTGAAAAGATAGTAAACGTATTTTTGAATACCGGTTTCGAAGGAGGGCGTCATCAAAGGCGGATAGATAAGATTCCGGCAAAATAA
- a CDS encoding ATP-binding cassette domain-containing protein has protein sequence MDRIITVQDAVSRLPELGLKRPLNWRINRGEQWAVVGATGSGKTLLTDILSGKTALKHGFVQVSGDLRLCDTVKSISFKDIYTMTDSRNTYYQQRWHSGENEDVPIVKDILGEKMQGVLFRRLYGLFGIEEMLQKKIVYLSSGELRKFLLLRILAENPRILIIDNPFIGLDEVSRRMFSDMLEEIGKQGLLQLVLILSDPSDIPSVITHVLPVSNGDYFPVVSREKFQADKVLLAKLFIRPGMRFPVLPVPVRSASTHKITFRMEHCTVKYKNRIILKELDWSVGNGEKWALLGPNGCGKSTLLSLVYADNPQSYANILYLFDRRRGTGESIWEIKKRIGYISPEMHLFYREDIPAIRVVSSGFFDSVGVFRACTKSQEETAWKWMAVFGIDNLGERSFLSLSGGEQRLVLLARVFVKDPDLIILDEPLHGLDVVLKKHVSCVIDEFCRRPGKTLVYVTHYPEELPGCVTRYYKLEKNI, from the coding sequence ATGGATAGAATAATTACCGTTCAAGATGCTGTATCACGTTTGCCGGAATTGGGGTTGAAAAGACCTTTGAATTGGCGGATAAACAGAGGTGAACAGTGGGCTGTGGTAGGAGCGACCGGGAGTGGAAAAACTTTACTGACCGATATATTGAGTGGGAAAACCGCTTTGAAACACGGATTTGTACAAGTCAGCGGGGATTTACGTTTGTGCGATACGGTAAAGTCCATATCTTTTAAGGATATATATACAATGACAGATAGCCGGAATACCTATTACCAACAACGTTGGCATTCCGGAGAAAATGAGGATGTTCCTATCGTAAAGGACATTTTAGGGGAAAAGATGCAAGGCGTTTTGTTTCGACGGTTGTACGGACTTTTTGGCATAGAAGAAATGCTGCAAAAAAAGATAGTTTACCTGTCTAGCGGGGAGCTGAGGAAATTTTTGCTATTAAGAATTCTGGCTGAAAATCCACGTATATTGATTATCGATAATCCTTTTATCGGGCTCGATGAAGTTTCCCGCAGGATGTTCAGCGATATGCTTGAGGAAATAGGGAAACAGGGGCTTTTGCAACTTGTTCTCATATTATCCGACCCTTCTGATATTCCTTCTGTGATAACTCATGTATTACCTGTGAGTAACGGTGATTATTTTCCTGTTGTTTCCCGGGAAAAATTTCAGGCAGATAAAGTTCTATTAGCTAAATTATTCATCCGTCCGGGAATGAGATTTCCTGTTTTACCTGTGCCGGTTCGTTCTGCATCTACACATAAAATTACTTTTCGTATGGAACATTGTACGGTTAAATATAAAAACCGTATTATTCTGAAAGAGCTGGATTGGTCTGTTGGAAATGGTGAGAAATGGGCCCTTCTTGGGCCTAACGGTTGTGGAAAATCCACATTACTAAGTCTTGTCTATGCTGATAATCCACAATCTTATGCTAACATATTATATCTTTTCGACCGCAGAAGAGGAACGGGAGAGAGTATTTGGGAGATAAAAAAACGTATAGGATATATTTCTCCGGAGATGCATTTATTTTATAGGGAAGATATTCCGGCTATACGTGTTGTCTCTTCCGGCTTTTTTGATTCTGTTGGAGTGTTTCGTGCTTGTACAAAAAGTCAGGAGGAGACAGCATGGAAATGGATGGCTGTTTTTGGTATAGACAACCTCGGGGAGCGTTCCTTTCTTTCCCTTTCGGGTGGGGAACAACGTTTGGTCTTACTGGCTCGTGTTTTCGTAAAAGATCCGGACCTGATCATTTTGGATGAACCTTTGCATGGACTGGATGTTGTTTTAAAAAAGCATGTTTCCTGTGTTATCGATGAATTTTGCCGACGTCCGGGAAAGACGTTGGTATATGTAACCCATTATCCGGAAGAACTTCCCGGCTGTGTTACCCGATATTATAAACTGGAGAAAAACATTTGA